Sequence from the Amaranthus tricolor cultivar Red isolate AtriRed21 chromosome 1, ASM2621246v1, whole genome shotgun sequence genome:
AATTGCCAAGACTCTCTTTATTTTTTGGGAAATTCTATGTGGTGATCCTGAGATTTTGGTTTtttcacaaatatttttttaaatccgCGTGATGATCTTAAGCTTCCAACTTTTtcatgtggtagacaaaatgttaagtttttggttaagttaagtacttatttcgactAGATTTCGAAATATGTGGTCATTAGGGTGATcacaatatttgtttttttgaaaaaaatgtcattacgtAGGGTAAAAAATAGCgtgaagttaacaaaaaaaacttccAATACGTGGAAAAATTAAAAGGTCAAGGTCTCACGTGGATTAAAATAAAGAATTCTCCACCATGTGGAAAAGCCAAAAATTCTGCGATTACACATGGAATTTCCCTTTTTTTGTATAGcattgtttatattttattttatttttgcaaaGAAAGGATCTTGAAGGTAATACGCCCTCTGTCCCAAAGATATGCTCAACCTGTTTATTCATATGAGTATCAATCCTTAATCAAACGAGAAAATCTTTGGGATGGAGGTGgtatataaaaaacaaaatttaaaattttcgaaATTTGAAGGTATCTTATTCAAATAAAGTTAGTTTGTCTCAAGATTTTTCAAAATGATGAAGTTTTTCTCTTAAGTACTACAAAAGgtataatcaaaaataagaaaGTGGGGTGTGCCTAGTTTCAACATTTCTGATTCCTGAGGTTGTGCACAGATGAAACTtcttgaagaagaagagaaggaaaagcgtgaagaagaagaacgTAGGGAGAAGAAAAGAAACAAGGAAAGAGAAAGGAAGCTGCGAAGAAAGGAGAGATTGAGAGGAAAGGACAAGGATAAGCAATCAACTCGATCTAGTCAAAATCCCATTCCATCCGAAGTTTCTGATGAAACTGTGTCAGCATGCATTGACGATCAAACCATTAATGGCGTTAGAGATGCGGTAAGCGACAATGGAGATACTAACGTATCTGAGTCCACCTCTCCAGGATTTTTTGACGAATCATCGTCGAATGACTATACAGCTTCTGATTATCTAAACAATACTCTCAATGGTGCTGATGAGGAGCTTGATAATGTCAAAGAGGGAAATGGAACATACAGTTCCGATAACATGAATGGTTCACAATGTAGGTATAAAGCTCGAAGGGATTTTCCGCTAGAGTCATCTGTTGATTGGTCTGACAGGCGTAGGAGTTCAGATAATGGGGCTGTGGCATACAAGTCTGAATCAAGATATTATGACGACCCCACTGAAAACTTTAACAAGGTAGTTAATTTTTATAGTAGGCAACCCAGAGCTTCTGCGGTGAAATTCGCTGCGAAAAATAGTGGCACACGGTTTAGTCACAAGGCTCAATGTTCCAGCGTCAGGATGACCGGCGACAGGAGCGATCTGCACTCTTGTGGCTGTAATCAACAAACTGACTATATGGCAAAGACGGAATCACATGTGTCTGGAACAAGGCCGAATCGGGAGACCAGATGTGTTACAAAGACAGAATCAGCTTCTGACGTGCACAAGCCAGTTCATCGAATCAACAAGTTTAATCAGACGGATTTTACGCGTgataattttggaaaaattaggATTAAGATCTCAAATTATAGTAGTACTTCAGGAAGAGATTCACCACATACGAAGAAAGTCTGGGAACCTGTAGAACCACAGAAGAGGTATCCTCGTAGTAATTCAGACTCGGACGTTACCTTAAGAATGAGATCATGTTGTTTCAAGACAGAGAATGATGAGTCTGACAAGTGCACACCGGAAGTTTGTCCCAGTGGAAGTGCTGAAAATTTTGCTATGAATTCCCAGGTGGATGATAGTCAAGGGAACTGTCTGGTGGGGAGAAATAGCCAGAGTGGATTTGAGACGGAAGCCACATATCATCCCAAGGAAACTGCTGAAGCGGAAAATGATTCATGTTTAGCGGCAAATTCGAACCATAATGACGTTACTGATTTTCCTGTCAGCAGCAGTTCAAGTTCTGATAACTGCTCGTCATGCCAAAGCGAGGGAGACACTAATACACCATCCTCGAACCATCAAAATCTTGAATTGTCATCTATAACCGATTCAGAAGATAGTTGTGAACAGTCAGAAGGAAGAGATAGCACAGAAGGTAAAGGAATTCCAGCTTGTGTTAATGGCTCATCGGATGGTCTTGATGTCGTGAAGGAGAAAAGCGAAAGGGCTATTGGTCAGGAAGATACCCCATCGACACAATCAAGTTTTCTGTCTCAGTTTGCTAGGAATCATTTTCCTTGGCACTCCCCTGCAAAAGCTTCTACGCATACTCTCGACAATGGCGGTGTTGCATCTATACCGCAAGGTTTGGTTCCATCCGTGCACAACTCGGGCATTTCGTTTCCTGTTTTCCAAGGCCCATCTACTGTAGGTTACTATCATCAAAACTCCGTTCCATGGTCAACAGCTTCGGCTAATGGGTTGATTGCATATCCCCATGCAAACCCTTACCTTTTAACTAGCTCAATGGGCTATGGTCTTAATGGGGATTCAAACTTCTGCATGCATTATGGGCAAATGCAGCATTTGGCATCTCCCTTCATCAACAGTCATCCGATTCCCGTCTACCAGCCAGTTCATACAGCTAGTATGCTGAAACCACAAGAGCAGACCACTGCCCGTGAAGTCAACGGGGTAAGAGATCTCGAGTGTGAATCTAGAAGAGAGAATGTCGTCACTCGACATCATTCATCAGGAGGCTCTGATCAACCGAACATAACCAAATCGGATACAAAAGGCGCAGGCTTCTCATTGTTCCAATTCGGCGGGCCTGTGGCTCTTCCAACCCGTAAATCTAGCGAGCAGTCTTTAGATGAGAAGAAAACCGGTGAGCTTTCTTCGTGCCATGTTGAAGGCGAGCAGAAATCTTGGAGTAAGAAAGGAACT
This genomic interval carries:
- the LOC130814759 gene encoding uncharacterized protein LOC130814759, whose protein sequence is MPGLQRNDQLCNGSSSYYSLSINNNGSVSSSNNGFWSKHSDDINSNRLQKFWSDLPQQARQKLVRIEKQALFEQARKNMYCSRCNGLLLEGFMQIVMYGKSLQHEGAVGRLPCGRVGGASKDQMNGGMCTPPVCQDETQDPSVHPWGGLTTTRDGALTLLDCYLCSKSLKGLQNVFDSARAREREREMLYPDACGGGGRGWISQGIASYGRGHGTRETCALHTARLSCDTLVDFWTALGEETRHSLLKMKEEDFIERLMYRFDSKRFCRDCRRNVIREFKELKELKRMRREPRCTDWFCVADTAFQYEVSNDTIHADWHQTFIDSYGSYHHFEWAVGSGEGKSDILDFKNVGMSPRVEASGLDLDGLTACYITLRAWKLDGRCSEFSVKAHALKKRQCVHCRLVVGDGYVTIMPGEDIQEFFEHAEEAEEEEDDESMDKDGSDLEGECSRPQKHAKSPELAREFLLDAATVIFKEQVEKAFREGTARQNAHSIFVCLALKLLEERIHVACKEITTLEKQMKLLEEEEKEKREEEERREKKRNKERERKLRRKERLRGKDKDKQSTRSSQNPIPSEVSDETVSACIDDQTINGVRDAVSDNGDTNVSESTSPGFFDESSSNDYTASDYLNNTLNGADEELDNVKEGNGTYSSDNMNGSQCRYKARRDFPLESSVDWSDRRRSSDNGAVAYKSESRYYDDPTENFNKVVNFYSRQPRASAVKFAAKNSGTRFSHKAQCSSVRMTGDRSDLHSCGCNQQTDYMAKTESHVSGTRPNRETRCVTKTESASDVHKPVHRINKFNQTDFTRDNFGKIRIKISNYSSTSGRDSPHTKKVWEPVEPQKRYPRSNSDSDVTLRMRSCCFKTENDESDKCTPEVCPSGSAENFAMNSQVDDSQGNCLVGRNSQSGFETEATYHPKETAEAENDSCLAANSNHNDVTDFPVSSSSSSDNCSSCQSEGDTNTPSSNHQNLELSSITDSEDSCEQSEGRDSTEGKGIPACVNGSSDGLDVVKEKSERAIGQEDTPSTQSSFLSQFARNHFPWHSPAKASTHTLDNGGVASIPQGLVPSVHNSGISFPVFQGPSTVGYYHQNSVPWSTASANGLIAYPHANPYLLTSSMGYGLNGDSNFCMHYGQMQHLASPFINSHPIPVYQPVHTASMLKPQEQTTAREVNGVRDLECESRRENVVTRHHSSGGSDQPNITKSDTKGAGFSLFQFGGPVALPTRKSSEQSLDEKKTGELSSCHVEGEQKSWSKKGTTIEEYNLFATRTGIEFSIH